Proteins encoded by one window of Pelmatolapia mariae isolate MD_Pm_ZW linkage group LG14, Pm_UMD_F_2, whole genome shotgun sequence:
- the LOC134641529 gene encoding somatostatin-2-like, whose amino-acid sequence MDFCLTCKSEFLHHLAARRLSISHAASCDPQEEEHQASKGQHPQHQDQREPRTRTSTRTSRRNQASTSMQCVRCPAILVLMALVLCSPRVSSQPDRDQLQDPDLELELELRNHRLLQQPRSAGFLSQEWSKRAVEDLLAQMSLPEADVQREAEATGGRMNLERSADQPNSIPPRERKAGCKNFYWKGLTSC is encoded by the exons ATGGACTTTTGTTTAACTTGTAAGTCAGAGTTCCTTCATCACCTTGCAGCTCGCCGGCTGTCAATCAGCCACGCGGCATCATGTGACCCACAGGAGGAGGAGCACCAGGCTTCAAAAGGGCAGCACCCACAGCACCAGGACCAGAGAGAGCCAAGAACCAGAACCAGCACCAGGACCAGCAGAAGAAACCAGGCCAGCACCA GTATGCAGTGTGTACGTTGTCCCGCCATTTTGGTTCTCATGGCACTGGTTCTGTGCAGTCCCAGAGTTTCCTCTCAGCCAGACAGAGACCAGCTGCAGGACCCGGAcctggagctggagctggagctgCGCAATCATCGGCTGCTGCAACAACCTCGCAGCGCAGGGTTCCTGTCACAG GAGTGGAGTAAACGTGCGGTGGAGGACCTGCTCGCTCAGATGTCTCTGCCTGAGGCCGACGTCCAGCGGGAAGCTGAGGCAACAGGAGGGAGGATGAACCTGGAGCGGTCTGCCGACCAACCCAACAGCATACCCCCCCGCGAACGCAAGGCCGGCTGCAAGAACTTCTACTGGAAGGGCCTCACTTCCTGttaa